The following coding sequences lie in one Myxococcus xanthus genomic window:
- a CDS encoding Ig-like domain-containing protein: MPDDSPCAAGCGSGTVCDEAADNGRGVCVQCLSDAQCGGDTPVCDITSKSCKTCREGTEGSAQGCLPGQACNAGGNGGLGVCEGCGTNAECAEGTPQCKPGTPGVCVECLENSHCANGAQPVCSDNNVCGCTESAQCGGETPLCDTARDNGQGECVECIDNSQCTARQSCNAAGRCETLTGLDEANAQIAAFHAAPTGDLPEPLSLHGAFVTAITPDSVEPRGFFVQATAEGPALFVSHSDEVQVAVGDRVSFKVVTKLLQSGNAAADYKLDTASVISDFQKLSSGHPVRKLAADGGLVTHVTDDAVVNLDTYESRLVRVTGRVTTTAGSGKQAGTGYKIAQFAMDGTTVTGGLGPRLRMPTGLADLVGVGLNCRVSVEAGVMWRYDDATNTPNPQTPYYPMPLVTAFSLSDFSVDCSGTAVTLKVQTVVPLSPTQLRVTFEPGIDPGTLADVATQFTFGDSGLTASAYTLDEKTLVLTTTAQEPGTQYTLSVDPSVKSYTGVSVSGTATFKGYRVPALLVINEVNPNITTGVSATNNRDLIELKAVTAGALEGITLTEEATSVSRLATLPDVTVAAGDLIVIHFRPNAAELAAGNDTLAKDEKTYETFYPGAWDVVTGTSSHPTFNDRLLRLANPQGDTQDVVAFSHKSMTTTRPPSYPVVLRAAQEEGHWRPVDCRGETATPVPCAYDSAPLTALDVSVDWGVVEENTQSVFRYQGADTHSMVDWAFSETSSFGEENPARP, encoded by the coding sequence GTGCCCGACGACTCTCCCTGCGCGGCAGGATGTGGCAGCGGTACCGTGTGCGACGAGGCGGCGGACAACGGACGTGGCGTGTGCGTTCAGTGCCTGAGCGACGCGCAGTGCGGCGGTGATACACCTGTATGTGACATCACCAGCAAGAGCTGCAAGACGTGTCGCGAGGGCACCGAGGGCAGCGCCCAGGGCTGTCTGCCGGGACAGGCCTGCAACGCTGGCGGCAACGGCGGTCTCGGCGTGTGCGAGGGCTGCGGCACCAACGCCGAGTGTGCCGAGGGCACGCCGCAGTGCAAGCCCGGGACCCCGGGCGTGTGCGTGGAGTGCCTGGAGAACAGCCACTGCGCCAACGGCGCCCAGCCGGTGTGCAGCGACAACAACGTGTGCGGCTGCACCGAGAGCGCGCAGTGCGGTGGTGAGACGCCACTGTGCGACACCGCTCGGGACAACGGGCAGGGCGAGTGCGTCGAGTGCATCGACAACAGCCAGTGCACCGCGCGGCAGAGCTGCAACGCCGCTGGAAGGTGCGAGACGCTGACGGGGCTCGACGAGGCGAACGCGCAGATTGCCGCCTTCCACGCGGCCCCCACGGGCGACCTGCCCGAGCCGCTGTCCCTCCACGGCGCCTTCGTCACCGCCATCACTCCGGATAGCGTTGAGCCCCGCGGTTTCTTCGTGCAGGCCACGGCGGAAGGCCCCGCGTTGTTCGTCAGCCACTCCGACGAGGTGCAGGTGGCAGTGGGGGACCGGGTCTCCTTCAAGGTGGTCACGAAGCTCCTCCAGTCCGGCAACGCCGCCGCGGATTACAAGCTGGACACCGCGAGCGTCATCTCCGACTTCCAGAAGCTGAGCTCGGGCCACCCCGTGCGGAAGCTCGCGGCGGACGGCGGCCTGGTGACGCACGTCACCGACGACGCGGTGGTGAACCTCGACACCTACGAGAGCCGGCTCGTCCGGGTGACGGGCAGGGTGACCACCACGGCGGGCTCCGGCAAGCAGGCGGGTACCGGCTATAAGATCGCGCAGTTCGCGATGGACGGGACCACGGTCACGGGCGGGTTGGGGCCGCGGCTGCGCATGCCCACCGGGCTGGCCGACCTCGTCGGCGTCGGGCTGAACTGCCGGGTCTCCGTCGAGGCGGGCGTGATGTGGCGCTACGACGACGCGACCAACACCCCCAACCCCCAGACGCCGTACTACCCCATGCCCCTGGTGACGGCCTTCTCGCTGTCGGACTTCTCCGTGGACTGCTCGGGAACGGCGGTCACCCTGAAGGTGCAGACCGTGGTCCCGCTGTCGCCCACGCAGTTGCGGGTGACCTTCGAGCCCGGCATCGACCCGGGCACCCTCGCGGACGTGGCGACCCAGTTCACCTTCGGCGACAGCGGGCTGACCGCCTCGGCCTACACCCTCGACGAGAAGACCCTGGTGCTCACCACGACCGCGCAGGAGCCCGGCACGCAGTACACGCTGTCCGTGGACCCGTCGGTGAAGAGCTACACCGGCGTCAGCGTGAGTGGGACGGCCACCTTCAAGGGGTACCGGGTGCCGGCGCTGCTCGTCATCAACGAGGTGAACCCGAACATCACCACGGGCGTCTCCGCGACGAACAACCGCGACCTCATCGAGCTCAAGGCCGTGACGGCGGGCGCCCTCGAGGGCATCACGCTCACCGAGGAGGCCACCAGCGTGTCCCGGCTGGCGACCCTGCCGGACGTGACGGTGGCCGCGGGCGACCTCATCGTCATCCACTTCCGTCCGAACGCGGCCGAGCTCGCGGCGGGCAATGACACCCTGGCCAAGGACGAGAAGACGTACGAGACGTTCTACCCGGGGGCGTGGGACGTCGTGACAGGGACCAGCAGCCATCCGACCTTCAATGACCGTCTGCTGCGCCTCGCGAATCCCCAGGGCGACACACAGGACGTGGTGGCTTTCTCCCACAAGAGCATGACCACGACTCGCCCGCCCAGCTACCCCGTCGTCCTCCGGGCCGCCCAGGAGGAGGGCCACTGGCGTCCGGTGGACTGCCGCGGTGAGACGGCCACCCCGGTGCCGTGCGCCTACGACAGCGCTCCGCTGACGGCGCTCGACGTCTCGGTGGACTGGGGCGTGGTGGAGGAGAACACCCAGAGCGTGTTCCGCTATCAGGGGGCCGACACCCACTCGATGGTGGACTGGGCCTTCTCGGAGACGTCCAGCTTCGGCGAGGAGAACCCGGCCCGGCCGTAG
- a CDS encoding OTU domain-containing protein: MQCPNCALGTMRDLSVTPPRCLECGAVLVSAPPSTPPPLDSMGADFEEDAQEEVERLESGDYDDVLDDFLDDEESYRLSSNEMRDETLRASLVTDDITPPESPPSNTMGDDVAEERCVPLGAETTVSDKPVVPPSFPLRTLLWNIADLGGGPSGTLPVRKPWTIAALAHVIRTANADIVTILELKKKGGIRLVEPKPPVQMKQHTGRGGSGTKLPVLMRLASAFVEPNGYQVKTAPDTLVGQIAEQEAALLNDLAKHFAEHVRRTIWPRDEQGTDAEAWDPSHIEWSETSRALGPDRLGIIAGRLDAAWGACEPDLVKRFGKPPVKKAKDEDAEEDEDPPEALVATSIDVHGKKQAKLDAYCLLCVRLLVEEGYYDWLQPHANRYTSKEKDSKKGGAEAKEKEKRDELAKLGIALLREHCGILFHRYLAVIAGLGAKKVPARQEQVLENCLHRSNDAHLQRVYEKKLAEYQERKGEVEDAPESHAGLREFLRIRDALNDQCKARGEEVYASWPAEVPDKPVKGLYTQDEAYGVLWRKSKLDVDESAISYLSAYVAKRSPGGESSSMDVDTTMGDEAEEEQAQTVKSLYSKREPIRIPVRLAQVRNAPEVSVVAWHPPAPGDRNKNARGTDFRAFLQYCKDERQEKVLGVVLSDLNIDTARPKAELAKDGTPYIDTCVERLSFHQFFQTLLGPEADASHLYDMAPQLSTIAKSKFGSWAVDSENAFGDGSLKTLRSFVNSRVKPEMFAPFKMSTGHELRPMFSSAEDVLAHIESFITPPQQRYGASGYDKILVYSRRTDGWMLEQSSVYVIPFPMALADEKEKGLFFIHGDLLPKHLQPFWRLIQLEDAELPEDKRIFDQLRAPGVKLTGSEDARWEEVMAAAKKLSDHMPLVSDLRLIYSGEEALVVEEVEVEVAAETASSELGHLEALCAAYQQSQVADDEATEALGAILDAAEKVPASDHARSNALVAEAMQWRETFAALRSAGFDREAYWDHRPALESEMGKDKGGGQGISLDSYLGSIHQGRVYNAGGGDCLFRSLSQLLFGTEEHHREVRQAVVNHLEDLLAGQSLDNGGMVGPATAATFRQDMGLLLDWHREAWPQEPAYRRVAGMDPWRQYLRAMSRDRVWGDHVVLAAASHLFQVRFEMFARTGATSYWTDLVDFVPRTEGHAARPLLRLVNLGNAHYEAVGPADAPLPAAAAFPAELGALSERRRRDEGQAPQPGSKTVESPRTAATSTQSATAASAPHTVGPVCKWPHTCYFQFDTPTHHPHALFLFGENAVAKKARYPQPNTQAVIRMNSNALGIRTCWVPGKGMEDTDLAKNQQAIDEDCAEAVQLLKSGKYTTLVVPWNHSRGHVDIGTGVAGLPGKAPRTWAHLTKKIDELIDWANKHLGTVLVVSQVNVLVPTVVRQQASDLHVQEVSVVMSQAAFMGDDSSTSVLGQPNVVSLRTLLFSGATSPETGLLSDKDYEKNKAMLDEDLDVLTQKVESGQYRRLVLERDDEGRIVLGTELGKLDKHAPRTLDYLRERLEALCWRCTEVYVRSVASQEQVVEDDASMQGIEEWQALEDNSRGVKRKERGFVHEDEEEDDDDATDEMSPADWGTAAFSGSGQVAPSRNKKQRLLGEPASAEEDEEVQLMSGDDEPPPPPVWMEGDEAGPKKQK; the protein is encoded by the coding sequence ATGCAGTGCCCCAACTGCGCGCTCGGCACGATGCGCGACCTGTCCGTGACGCCGCCGCGCTGCTTGGAATGCGGCGCGGTGCTGGTCTCGGCCCCTCCCAGCACTCCGCCCCCCCTCGACTCGATGGGGGCCGATTTCGAGGAGGACGCTCAGGAAGAGGTCGAGCGGCTGGAGAGCGGCGACTACGACGACGTCCTGGACGACTTCCTGGACGACGAGGAGTCGTACCGGCTCTCCAGCAACGAGATGCGTGATGAGACGCTCCGGGCATCGCTGGTCACCGACGACATCACGCCTCCGGAGTCGCCACCGTCCAACACGATGGGCGACGACGTCGCCGAGGAGCGCTGTGTCCCGTTGGGTGCGGAGACCACCGTCTCCGACAAGCCCGTGGTTCCGCCGAGCTTCCCACTGCGGACGCTCCTGTGGAACATCGCGGACCTGGGCGGAGGCCCGAGCGGAACGCTCCCGGTGCGCAAGCCGTGGACCATTGCCGCCCTGGCCCATGTCATCCGCACGGCGAACGCCGACATCGTCACCATCCTGGAGCTGAAGAAGAAGGGTGGCATCCGTCTGGTGGAGCCCAAGCCGCCGGTCCAGATGAAGCAGCACACGGGGCGCGGAGGCAGCGGAACGAAGCTTCCGGTGTTGATGCGACTGGCGTCGGCATTCGTCGAGCCCAATGGCTACCAGGTCAAGACCGCCCCCGACACACTGGTCGGTCAGATTGCGGAGCAGGAGGCGGCGCTCCTCAACGACCTGGCGAAGCACTTCGCGGAGCACGTGCGGCGGACCATCTGGCCACGTGACGAACAGGGCACGGACGCCGAGGCGTGGGACCCCTCCCATATCGAGTGGAGCGAGACCTCGCGGGCGCTGGGACCCGACAGGCTGGGCATCATCGCGGGCAGGCTCGATGCGGCCTGGGGGGCCTGTGAGCCAGACCTCGTGAAGCGCTTTGGCAAGCCTCCGGTGAAGAAGGCGAAGGACGAGGACGCCGAAGAAGACGAGGACCCGCCCGAGGCGCTCGTCGCGACGTCGATCGACGTGCACGGGAAGAAGCAGGCGAAGCTGGATGCCTACTGCCTGCTCTGCGTGCGGCTGCTCGTGGAGGAGGGCTACTACGATTGGCTCCAGCCCCATGCGAACCGCTACACGTCGAAGGAGAAGGACTCGAAGAAGGGAGGCGCGGAGGCGAAGGAGAAGGAGAAGCGGGACGAGTTGGCGAAGCTTGGCATCGCGCTTCTCCGCGAGCACTGCGGCATCCTGTTCCACCGCTACCTGGCGGTCATCGCGGGCCTGGGCGCCAAGAAGGTCCCAGCCAGGCAGGAGCAGGTCCTCGAGAACTGCCTGCACCGCTCCAACGACGCGCATCTGCAGCGCGTCTACGAAAAGAAGCTCGCCGAGTACCAGGAGCGCAAGGGCGAGGTGGAGGACGCGCCGGAGTCGCACGCGGGTCTGCGCGAGTTCCTTCGCATCCGTGATGCGCTGAACGACCAGTGCAAGGCGCGCGGTGAGGAGGTCTATGCGTCGTGGCCCGCGGAGGTGCCCGACAAGCCCGTCAAGGGGCTCTACACCCAGGATGAGGCGTACGGTGTCCTGTGGCGCAAGTCCAAGTTGGACGTGGACGAATCGGCCATCTCGTACCTCAGTGCTTACGTGGCGAAGCGCTCGCCGGGTGGCGAATCCTCGTCAATGGATGTCGACACCACGATGGGGGACGAAGCGGAGGAAGAGCAGGCGCAGACCGTCAAGAGTCTCTACAGCAAGCGGGAGCCCATCCGGATTCCGGTGCGGCTGGCGCAGGTGCGGAACGCGCCCGAGGTGAGCGTGGTGGCGTGGCATCCCCCCGCGCCGGGAGACCGCAACAAGAACGCGCGCGGCACGGACTTTCGCGCCTTCCTTCAGTACTGCAAGGACGAGCGCCAGGAGAAGGTGCTCGGCGTGGTGCTCTCGGACCTGAACATCGACACCGCGCGGCCCAAGGCCGAGCTCGCGAAGGATGGCACGCCGTACATCGACACCTGCGTGGAGCGCCTGTCGTTCCACCAGTTCTTCCAGACGCTGCTGGGGCCGGAGGCGGATGCGAGCCACCTGTACGACATGGCGCCCCAACTCTCGACCATCGCCAAGAGCAAGTTCGGCAGCTGGGCCGTGGACAGCGAGAATGCGTTCGGGGACGGCTCGCTCAAGACGCTCCGAAGCTTCGTCAACAGCCGGGTGAAGCCGGAGATGTTCGCCCCCTTCAAGATGTCGACGGGCCACGAGCTGCGGCCAATGTTTTCGTCCGCGGAGGACGTGCTGGCCCACATCGAGTCGTTCATCACTCCTCCGCAGCAGCGTTACGGGGCGAGCGGCTACGACAAGATTCTCGTGTACTCGCGGCGGACGGATGGCTGGATGCTGGAGCAGTCGTCGGTCTACGTCATCCCGTTTCCCATGGCGCTCGCGGACGAGAAGGAGAAGGGGCTCTTCTTCATCCACGGCGACCTGCTGCCCAAGCACCTCCAGCCGTTCTGGCGGCTCATCCAACTGGAGGACGCGGAGCTGCCCGAGGACAAGCGGATCTTCGACCAGCTGCGTGCCCCGGGCGTGAAGCTCACGGGCTCGGAGGACGCGCGCTGGGAAGAGGTCATGGCCGCCGCGAAGAAGCTGAGCGACCACATGCCGCTCGTCTCCGACCTGCGGCTCATCTACAGCGGCGAGGAGGCGCTGGTCGTGGAGGAGGTGGAGGTGGAGGTCGCCGCCGAGACGGCGTCCTCCGAGCTGGGCCACTTGGAAGCACTGTGTGCCGCCTATCAGCAGTCCCAGGTCGCGGATGACGAAGCCACGGAGGCGCTCGGCGCGATTCTGGACGCCGCGGAGAAGGTCCCCGCTTCGGACCATGCCCGCTCCAACGCGCTGGTGGCGGAGGCCATGCAGTGGCGGGAGACGTTCGCCGCGCTGCGGAGCGCGGGCTTCGACCGGGAGGCGTACTGGGACCATCGGCCCGCGCTGGAGTCGGAGATGGGGAAGGACAAGGGGGGCGGCCAGGGCATCTCGCTGGACAGCTACCTAGGCTCCATCCACCAGGGGCGGGTTTACAACGCGGGCGGGGGGGACTGTCTGTTCCGCTCGCTATCCCAGTTGCTCTTCGGCACCGAGGAGCACCACCGCGAGGTGCGCCAGGCGGTGGTCAACCACCTGGAGGACCTGCTCGCCGGGCAGTCGCTGGACAATGGGGGAATGGTGGGGCCCGCGACGGCGGCGACGTTCCGGCAGGACATGGGGCTGCTGCTCGACTGGCACCGTGAGGCCTGGCCGCAGGAGCCCGCCTATCGCCGCGTGGCGGGCATGGACCCCTGGCGCCAGTACCTGCGGGCCATGAGCCGGGACAGGGTTTGGGGCGACCACGTGGTGCTGGCGGCGGCGTCCCACCTGTTCCAGGTTCGCTTCGAGATGTTCGCCCGGACGGGGGCGACTTCGTACTGGACGGACCTGGTGGACTTCGTGCCGCGCACCGAGGGACACGCGGCGCGGCCGCTGCTCCGGCTGGTGAACCTGGGCAACGCACACTACGAGGCGGTGGGGCCTGCGGATGCGCCGCTTCCCGCGGCCGCGGCATTCCCCGCCGAACTGGGAGCGCTCAGCGAGCGCCGCCGCCGCGACGAGGGGCAGGCACCCCAGCCTGGTTCGAAGACGGTCGAGTCTCCGCGGACAGCGGCGACGTCGACGCAGAGCGCCACCGCCGCGTCGGCTCCGCACACGGTGGGCCCGGTCTGCAAGTGGCCTCACACGTGCTACTTCCAGTTCGACACCCCCACCCACCACCCGCACGCGCTCTTCCTCTTCGGGGAGAACGCCGTCGCGAAGAAGGCCAGATACCCCCAGCCGAACACTCAGGCCGTCATTCGGATGAACTCGAACGCGCTCGGGATTCGCACGTGCTGGGTGCCGGGCAAGGGGATGGAGGACACGGACCTCGCGAAGAACCAGCAGGCCATCGATGAGGACTGTGCCGAGGCCGTCCAACTCCTGAAGAGCGGCAAGTACACCACGCTGGTGGTGCCGTGGAACCACTCGCGGGGCCATGTGGACATCGGGACGGGAGTCGCCGGGTTGCCGGGCAAGGCGCCCAGGACGTGGGCGCACCTGACGAAGAAGATCGACGAACTCATCGACTGGGCAAACAAGCACCTGGGCACGGTGCTGGTCGTCTCGCAGGTGAACGTGCTCGTGCCTACCGTGGTGCGGCAGCAGGCGTCGGACCTCCACGTGCAAGAGGTCTCGGTCGTGATGAGCCAGGCGGCCTTCATGGGAGATGACTCCAGCACGAGCGTCCTGGGGCAGCCGAACGTCGTCTCGTTGAGGACGCTGCTCTTCTCCGGCGCGACTTCCCCTGAGACGGGGCTGCTGTCGGACAAGGACTACGAGAAGAACAAGGCGATGCTCGACGAGGACCTGGACGTGCTCACCCAGAAGGTGGAGAGCGGCCAGTACCGCAGGCTCGTGCTCGAACGAGACGATGAGGGGCGCATCGTTCTTGGCACGGAGTTGGGGAAGCTCGACAAACACGCGCCTCGGACGCTGGATTATCTGCGCGAGCGCCTGGAGGCGTTGTGCTGGCGTTGTACGGAGGTCTACGTCCGGAGCGTGGCGTCGCAGGAGCAGGTCGTCGAGGACGACGCTTCGATGCAGGGCATCGAGGAGTGGCAGGCCTTGGAGGACAACTCCAGGGGAGTCAAGCGCAAGGAGCGCGGCTTCGTCCATGAGGACGAGGAGGAGGACGACGACGACGCCACCGATGAGATGAGCCCAGCGGACTGGGGGACCGCAGCGTTCTCGGGCTCGGGACAGGTTGCGCCGTCGAGAAACAAAAAACAAAGGCTCCTGGGGGAGCCCGCGAGCGCCGAGGAGGATGAAGAGGTCCAGCTCATGAGTGGCGATGACGAGCCGCCACCGCCTCCCGTATGGATGGAGGGCGATGAGGCGGGCCCCAAGAAGCAGAAGTAG
- a CDS encoding peptidoglycan-binding domain-containing protein has translation MPPSSTSRQDPAVAPCPLQAGKGQVEVVVVDDRETPLSGVAVELAQETADAALRTRTDEHGVALFEGLEVGRYRFRLLDVEPALWRVLGRLPLPPRAAGAAPRWGSVSRPKPLSWTCEGTESLAVLAAKLGVRPSRLIDSSTGQPLTPEVAPAPGTRVEVRPFSHEWTAVETGFRHVVHRIGLPLSLVVVLRDGTHHPRAHQPYLLKVWLDDEEELPAREGMTDAEGRMAQVLPARAARGEVTVSPGRDDERKVTLRFAALRATSAPEGLQERLENLGFSCGGERGQFGPKTRLAVEWFQYALGLPPSGEADEATCAALGLLHRS, from the coding sequence ATGCCCCCTTCCTCGACTTCACGGCAGGACCCGGCGGTTGCTCCATGCCCATTGCAGGCGGGCAAGGGGCAGGTGGAGGTGGTCGTCGTCGATGACCGCGAGACGCCGCTGTCCGGCGTAGCGGTGGAGCTGGCGCAGGAGACGGCGGACGCGGCGCTGCGCACGCGCACCGACGAGCACGGCGTCGCGCTGTTCGAGGGGCTCGAGGTGGGGCGCTACCGCTTCCGGTTGCTCGACGTGGAGCCCGCGCTGTGGCGGGTGCTCGGCCGGCTTCCCCTGCCTCCGCGCGCCGCGGGCGCAGCGCCTCGTTGGGGCTCCGTCTCACGACCGAAGCCGCTGTCCTGGACGTGCGAAGGGACGGAGTCGCTCGCGGTGCTGGCGGCGAAGCTGGGTGTGCGTCCCTCGCGGCTCATCGATTCGAGCACGGGGCAGCCGCTCACCCCGGAGGTGGCCCCTGCGCCGGGAACGCGTGTGGAGGTGCGGCCGTTCTCCCACGAGTGGACGGCGGTGGAGACCGGCTTCCGGCATGTGGTTCACCGCATCGGGCTTCCCCTGTCCCTGGTGGTGGTGCTGCGCGACGGCACGCACCACCCCCGAGCGCACCAGCCCTACCTGTTGAAGGTGTGGCTGGACGACGAGGAGGAATTGCCCGCGCGCGAGGGCATGACGGACGCGGAGGGCCGTATGGCGCAGGTACTGCCCGCACGCGCGGCGCGGGGCGAGGTGACGGTGTCGCCCGGCCGCGACGACGAGCGCAAGGTGACGCTGCGCTTCGCGGCGCTGCGTGCGACGAGCGCTCCGGAGGGCTTGCAGGAGCGACTGGAGAACCTGGGGTTCTCCTGTGGCGGCGAGCGTGGCCAGTTCGGCCCGAAGACGCGCCTGGCCGTGGAGTGGTTCCAGTACGCGCTCGGGCTGCCTCCGAGCGGAGAGGCCGACGAGGCGACCTGCGCCGCGTTGGGCCTGTTGCACCGCTCGTAG
- a CDS encoding prolyl oligopeptidase family serine peptidase: MTPVDRTWKYPSTRRDARSGYTLHGQRFDDPYAWMEQLDAPETQAWISEQEALTQSVLHALPGREALREAVTRSARQARRSPPISAGPGGREFLWQAEARDDKLKLLLRRHEGAPLETLLDPNTWASNEVLVFAVPSPDGAFVAFGKAVGSAHGALIHVLEISTGRLLQDRPRGTSHASVAWRPDASGFFYAANPDPGEVPTGEEAHWNAVYEHRLGSGAPARRVFGDDHEKEYWCTVKVSECGRFAVLAKWDYVHANVITLLRLVDDARIPVATGMKSLNQVQVIGESLLIHTDLEAPRGRLCTAPLSAPTQWRTLIPESEHTLQTVAGVGGRLYAVYSRAAAHHVRIHAEDGTWLRDLKLPALGAVNRNEGEGIVSGVSGPWRGDEVWVNFMSYVQAPSVYRYDYDADLLTPYHVPDVGLDASKYVTEQVWYPSLDGTRVSMFLVHRKDLPRDGQWPVRLSGYGGFNISVEPRFTPLQAAWLKWGGVLAFANVRGGGEYGRAWHEAALKTRRQNAFDDFIAAARWLVSEGYTVPARLASRGNSNGGLLVAVTALQAPASFGAVFCRAPTLDMLRFPSFGYLSSATVEYGSPEDPVEGAYLAGYSPYHNVRAGLRYPRMAFVAALNDRTAPPHDPLKMVARLQADGTQGGPFLLLPLRDSGHGGGTTLTALIEQDVDELCFYCGALGVSPG, from the coding sequence ATGACGCCCGTGGACCGGACCTGGAAGTACCCCTCCACACGCAGAGACGCGCGGAGCGGCTACACGCTGCACGGCCAGCGCTTCGACGACCCCTACGCGTGGATGGAACAGCTCGATGCGCCGGAGACGCAGGCGTGGATTTCCGAGCAGGAGGCCCTCACGCAATCGGTGCTCCACGCCCTCCCTGGCCGCGAGGCACTGCGCGAGGCGGTCACCCGCTCCGCGCGGCAGGCACGCAGGTCCCCGCCCATTTCCGCCGGTCCGGGAGGGCGTGAGTTCCTCTGGCAGGCAGAGGCCCGCGACGACAAGCTCAAGCTCCTGCTCCGGCGCCACGAAGGAGCGCCGTTGGAGACGTTGCTCGACCCCAATACGTGGGCGAGCAACGAGGTGCTCGTCTTCGCGGTCCCCTCCCCGGATGGCGCATTCGTCGCGTTCGGCAAGGCCGTGGGAAGCGCCCACGGCGCATTGATTCACGTACTCGAGATCTCAACGGGGAGGCTGCTGCAGGACCGCCCCCGAGGCACCAGCCACGCCTCGGTGGCCTGGCGGCCCGATGCATCCGGGTTCTTCTACGCCGCGAACCCCGACCCCGGCGAGGTGCCCACAGGCGAAGAGGCTCACTGGAACGCCGTCTACGAGCACCGGCTGGGCTCGGGCGCACCCGCCCGGCGCGTCTTCGGTGATGACCACGAGAAGGAATACTGGTGCACCGTCAAAGTGAGCGAGTGCGGCCGCTTCGCCGTGCTCGCGAAGTGGGACTACGTCCACGCCAACGTCATCACCCTGCTGCGCCTCGTGGACGATGCGCGCATCCCCGTGGCCACGGGGATGAAGTCCCTCAATCAGGTGCAGGTCATCGGCGAGTCCCTGCTCATCCACACCGACCTCGAGGCGCCTCGCGGCCGGCTCTGCACCGCGCCGCTGTCGGCGCCCACGCAGTGGCGGACGCTCATCCCTGAAAGCGAGCACACGCTTCAGACGGTCGCGGGCGTCGGCGGCCGGCTCTACGCCGTCTACTCACGCGCGGCGGCGCACCACGTGCGCATCCACGCCGAGGACGGCACCTGGCTGCGCGACCTGAAGCTCCCAGCCCTGGGCGCCGTGAATCGCAACGAGGGCGAGGGAATCGTCAGCGGCGTCAGCGGCCCATGGCGGGGCGACGAGGTGTGGGTGAACTTCATGTCGTACGTGCAGGCACCCTCTGTCTATCGCTACGACTACGACGCAGACCTGCTGACGCCGTACCACGTCCCCGACGTCGGGCTCGACGCGTCCAAATACGTGACGGAGCAGGTCTGGTACCCGTCGCTCGACGGCACCCGGGTGTCCATGTTCCTCGTCCACCGGAAGGACCTGCCGCGCGACGGACAGTGGCCCGTGAGGCTGAGTGGCTACGGCGGCTTCAACATCTCCGTGGAGCCGCGCTTCACGCCGCTCCAAGCCGCCTGGCTGAAGTGGGGCGGCGTGCTGGCCTTCGCCAACGTACGGGGCGGCGGCGAGTACGGCCGCGCCTGGCACGAGGCGGCCCTCAAGACACGTCGGCAGAACGCCTTCGACGACTTCATCGCGGCGGCGCGCTGGCTCGTCTCGGAGGGCTACACGGTGCCCGCCCGACTGGCCTCGCGAGGAAACAGCAACGGTGGGCTGCTGGTCGCCGTCACCGCCCTGCAGGCCCCAGCGTCCTTTGGTGCCGTCTTCTGCCGCGCGCCCACGCTCGACATGCTGCGCTTCCCGAGCTTCGGCTACCTGAGCTCGGCCACCGTCGAATACGGCTCACCCGAGGACCCGGTTGAGGGTGCCTACCTCGCGGGGTACTCGCCCTACCACAATGTCAGAGCCGGGCTCCGTTACCCCCGGATGGCCTTCGTCGCCGCGCTGAACGACCGGACCGCCCCTCCCCACGACCCGCTGAAGATGGTCGCCAGACTTCAGGCAGACGGCACGCAGGGCGGGCCCTTTCTCCTGCTCCCGCTTCGCGACTCCGGGCATGGGGGCGGCACCACCCTGACGGCGCTCATCGAGCAGGACGTCGACGAGCTCTGCTTCTACTGTGGGGCGCTCGGCGTCTCACCGGGTTGA